The following coding sequences are from one Triplophysa dalaica isolate WHDGS20190420 chromosome 12, ASM1584641v1, whole genome shotgun sequence window:
- the LOC130432404 gene encoding uncharacterized protein LOC130432404: MSLQVCVCVCVCVCHFRCVCVCVCVCVCHFRCVCVCVYVTSGVCVCVYVTSGVCVCVCMSLQVCVCVCVCVCHFRCVCVCVCVCVCVCVCHFRCVFVCVCMSLQVCVCVCVCVCVCMSLQVCVCVCVCVCHFRCVCVCVYVYVTSGVCMCVSLQVCVCVCVCVYVTSGVCVCVCVCMCMSLQVCVCVCVCVCMSLQVCVCVYVYVYVNVTSGVCVCVCLCVCVCVCVCHFRCVCVCVLVSLSLQVCVCVCVSLQVCVWGGGVCVCCSRCVCVCYSRCVYVFVCVCVCRFRCVCVCMFVSLQVCVCVYVTSGVYRCVCVTSGVYVCVCVCV, encoded by the exons atgtcacttcaggtgtgtgtgtgtgtgtgtgtatgtgtatgtcacttcaggtgtgtgtgtgtgtgtgtgtgtgtgtgtgtatgtcacttcaggtgtgtgtgtgtgtgtgtgtatgtcacttcaggtgtgtgtgtgtgtgtgtatgtcacttcaggtgtttgtgtgtgtgtgtgtatgtcacttcaggtgtgtgtgtgtgtgtgtgtgtgtgtatgtcacttcaggtgtgtgtgtgtgtgtgtgtgtgtgtgtgtgtgtgtatgtgtatgtcacttcaggtgtgtgtttgtgtgtgtgtgtatgtcacttcaggtgtgtgtgtgtgtgtgtgtgtgtgtgtgtgtgtgtatgtcacttcaggtgtgtgtgtgtgtgtgtgtgtgtgtatgtcacttcaggt gtgtgtgtgtgtgtgtgtatgtgtatgtcacttcaggtgtgtgtatgtgtgtgtcacttcaggtgtgtgtgtgtgtgtgtgtgtgtgtgtatgtcacttcaggtgtgtgtgtgtgtgtgtgtgtgtgtatgtgtatgtcacttcaggtgtgtgtgtgtgtgtgtgtgtgtgtgtgtatgtcacttcaggtgtgtgtgtgtgtgtatgtgtatgtgtatgtgaatgtcacttcaggtgtgtgtgtgtgtgtgtgtttgtgtgtgtgtgtgtgtgtatgtgtatgtcacttcaggtgtgtgtgtgtgtgtgtgttagtgtcactgtcacttcaggtgtgtgtgtgtgtgtgtgtgtcacttcaggtgtgtgtgtggggggggggtgtttgtgtgtgttgctccaggtgtgtttgtgtgtgttactccaggtgtgtgtatgtgtttgtgtgtgtatgtgtgtgtcgcttcaggtgtgtgtgtgtgtgtatgtttgtgtcacttcaggtgtgtgtgtgtgtgtatgtcacttcaggtgtgtataggtgtgtgtgtgtcacttcaggtgtgtatgtgtgtgtgtgtgtgtgtgtgtaa